The genomic segment GCACCCTGCGCCAGTACGGGGCCGTACCGCCCAAGGGGGCGCCCATTCGGGCCCGCCGCTACCGCACAGGTGGAGGGAAAGGAGGCAACGTCGCCCGGCGCGCCATCCAGGTGCTGCGTGACTCCATCCCGTACGTCTCCGACGTCGTCAACCGGGAGGCCGCGCGGGGCGGGGTCGACGGTGAGACCGTCGAGGAGGCGAAGGTCAGGGCGCCCATCACGCTGGGTGGTCAGGACCGCGCCGTGACCCTGCGGGACTACGAGGAACTGGCGCGCCGCGCGGCGCCCGAGACCGCGCGCATCACCTGCCTCGCGGCCGACCCGGACGAGCACGGCGCGCACGCCGTACGGGTGCTGGTCGTCCCGCAAGCCGTGTCCGACCCGGGCGGCCGGCTGCGCTTCGAACAACTCGTACCGGGCGACGCCCTGCTGGCGCGCATCACCCGGTACCTGGACGAGCGTCGTCTGATCGGCACCCGGCTGGCGGTCGGGCCGCCGTTCTACCAGGGGGTGACGGTCGTCGCGACGGTGCACGCCTTCCGCGGCACCGACACCGACCGGGTCAGACGGCAGGCGCATGACGCCCTGTACCGCCATCTCGACCCGCTGACCGGGGGAGCGCACGGCACGGGCTGGCCCTTCGGCCGCCCGGTGCAGGCGGGCGAGGTGTTCGCGGTGCTGCAACGGGTGCCCGGCGTCGAGCTGGTGGACGAGGTACTGCTGCACCCCGCCGACCCGCTCAGCGGCAAGCGCGGCGACCCCACGGACCGGATCGACCTCGAACCCTCCGCGCTCGCCTTCTCGTTCGACCACCGCGTCCGGGTGATAGGGGACGCGTCGTGAGCCCCGCCGGAAGCATGCGCGGCGCCGTCGACGGACTCGCCTCCTCGGCCCCGCTGGCGTTGATGCTGCCGGCGGTGTTCGCCGACGACGATCTCGCCCAGCGCTTCGTCGCGGGTCTCGACGAGACCCTCGCGCCGCTGCACAACGTGCTCGACTGCCTGGACGCCTACTTCACCCCGTCGCTCGCGCCCGCGGACTTCACCCGCTGGCTGGGCACGTGGGTGGGCGCGGAGACCGAAGGTACGGAGACGGCCGGTGCGGAGACGGCCGGCGTGGAGACGGCCGGCGTGGAGACGACGGTCGCGCTGCGCGCCGCGGTGACCGCCGCCGTGCGGCTTCACCGCATTCGCGGCACCCGGCGCGGACTGTCCGAGGCGATCCGGCTCGCCTTCGGCGTGGAGCCGGAGATCACCGAGAGCGGCGCCGCCGCCTGGGACGCCGGGCCCATGGGCCCGGTCCCCGGCGAGAGCCGCCCGTTTCTGCACGTCACCGTGCGACTGCCGGAGCCCGGCCCCGCGGTCGAGCACCGGCTGGAGCGCCTCGTAGCGGCAGCCTGCCCCGCCCATATGCCTTACACGGTCCAGGTGACCGCCGCCGAAAGGACTCCCGACAGGTGACCAGTCAGCAGGCTTCCCCGTCCACCCCGCCGTCTTCAGCGGCCGGTGACGCCCCGGGGGACACGGCACGTCACTGTGCCGAATGCGGCACGCGGCCGACTCCGGGGCAGTCCTTCTGCGACGGCTGCGGCGCGGTACTGGGCTGGATCCCGGACCGTGAGGAACGGGACGCCGCGAGTGCGGCAGACCGGCAGCGCGGCGCGGACACTCCGGGCGCCTCGGAGCCGGAGGAGGGGACGCCGCCCGACGCGGACACCGACGCGGACACCGACGCGAATACCGACGCGGACACCGGCGCCGACTCCGATACCGGCCCCGGTGCCGTCGCCAGGGGCACGGGTCCGGTGCGGGGACCCGTAGCGGTACGCGCAGGCACCGATGCGCCGGCGGTGGTGCCCGACGGGGACGACGGCCCGCCCACGATCCCGGCGGACCCCGTCGCGCCGGCCGCCTCCCCCGCGGCCGCGACCCCGGACCCGGACGCGAGCGCGCGGGCCAGGGCGCTGCTCGTTCCGGTCGCCGACCAGCGCGCCGCCGCCCCGGCACCGGACGTCGCGCCGGTCCTGCCCGGCGTGCCCGCCGCGGCCCGCCCCCGGGTCCAGGCCCCCAGCGCCGAGCCGGCCGACGAGACCGGCGCCCCGTGCCCCTGGTGCGAGGTCGGCAACCGCCCCGACCGGCACTTCTGCCGGCGCTGCGGCATGTCCCTCGCGGAGCGTCCCGGCGTCCCGGCAGCCCGGCGTCCCTGGTGGCGCCGGATGTGGGAGTTCGGCAACCGTCCGGCGCCGTGGGCGGGCGAGCGCCCGAGGCTGCGCCGGGGCATCGGCCGCGTCTTCCCCTGGATCGCGTACGGCCTGGCGCTCGGGCTGGTGATCTACGCGGCGCTCAACGTGGGTACGGCGTGGAACGCGACGCGCGACCACTTCGCGAAGCGGGTCCAGGTCACCCCGGATTCCGCGGCGGCGTCCCATACCTTCGCCGGCCACCCGCCGAAGGCGCTCTTCGACAAGATCAACAACAGTTGGTGGGGCCCCGGCGTCTCGCAGTCCGCCGAGGGCGAGTGGGTCGAGGCGCGCTTCCGGGAACCCACCCGGCTGCTGAACATCCTCATCACGGCCGGGATCTCCACCAAGGCTTCCGACCTCACCGAGGCCGCCCTGCCGCACGCTCTGGACGCGGTCGTCACCACGGCCGACGGGAAGCAGACCACCCGCCGCATCACCCTCGACCAGGTGAGCGGCCCACAGCAGCGGAAGTTCCGGGCGGACAACGTCGTCAGCGTGCGGTTCGTCATCCGCTCGGCGTTCAACGCGGGCCCCGACAAGCAGGTTTCGATCGCCGAGATCGAGTTCTTCACCCGCGCCACCAACAGCGGAACGTAGCGCCCTCAGACGACCAGGCCCCTGACGCGCAGCCAGGGGACGGGGGAGATGTCGGACCCGAAGGCGGGGCCGGTGCGCATCTCGAAGTGCAGATGCGGCCCGGTGGCGTTGCCGGTCGCGCCGGACCAGCCGATGAGCGTGCCGCCCTGGACGCTCTGGCCGACGACGGCCTTCACCTCGGAGAGGTGGGCGTACTGGCTGTACATACCGTCCTGGTGGCGGATGACGACCTGGTTGCCGTACTCGCCGTCGGCCCCGGCCGCGACGACCTCGCCGGGGCCGACGGCCTTGACCGGCGTTCCGGTGGGCACCACGAAGTCGATGCCCGTGTGCACGCCGGTGGACCAGGCAGAGCCCCGCTGGTGGTACGGGGTGCCGACCGGCCCCTCGACGGGCAGGGTCCAGCCGCCGGACACGTCGCCGCCGACCGGGACGACCATCTGGGAGGAGGACCGTGTGACGGCCGCGACGTACGCATACGTCTCGCCGTCCACTCCACTGGCGCGCGGCACACCGCCGTACTCCTCCACCGCCTTCCACCCCAGGCGGTATCCGGCCAGGGCGAGTTCCAGCGTAGTGCCCCGGTAGCCGGGGTGCCGCTTCGCGGTCCGCAGGAGCGCGCACATCTTCCTGCCCTGCGACGGTATGGCGTCCGCCGGATCCAGGACGTCCTTGACGCCGTCGTGATCGCCGTCGATGCCCTCGGCCGCCCAGTCGGCGTCGGAGAACTGCGCTATGCCCCTGGTGAGGGGCCGTCGGGCCGTGGAGGGACTCGCCTTGGCCCGTTTCCCACCGGCCCTGCCGTCCGCCGCCCGTTGCTCGTCGGTCCGTGGGTCCGTCAGCGAGCCCTCGCCGTCGGCCGACCCGCTCGACTCGCCGGCCGCGACCGAACTGGCCCTGGGATTGAAGTTGCTCTCCTGCTTCAACTGGGCGGCCAGCACCGGCGCGGTGAGCAGCTTCTCGCCGCAGTGGGCCGCGGCATCGCGCAGGAGCTTCGCGTAGCCGAGGGGAACGCCCACGTCCCCCGCCTTCAGCTCGACGCCCGTCGGCGCGGGGGCGTCTCCGCCGGCTGCCTCGCTGTCGTCCGCGGTCCCTAGCAGCAACGTCCCGAGCCCGATCGATAACGGCGTCACCACGGCGCCGACGATGACCGGCACCATCCAACGAGCGATCCTCACAGGCCCGACTCTCCCCACTCGACCGTCGCGGTGCGGCTCACTATGCCATCCGCCGGAGGCCGGCCCGCCGGCCGCCCGCGCCGCCGGCCGGGTCCCGGCGCGGGCCCTCCAGGGAGGTGTGGGAGCGTGAGCGGGTGAGCGAGATGACGGCCAAGACCCTGCAATACCGCGTTGACGGGCCAGAAGACGCACCGACCCTGATATTGGGCCCCGCCCTCGGCACCACCTGGCACATGTGGGACCGCCAGCTGCCCGACCTGACCCGCCAGTGGCGGGTCCTGCGCTACGACCTGCCCGGCCACGGGGGTGCGCCCGCCGACCCCGCGACCTCGGTCGCCGACCTGGCGGACCGGCTGCTCGCCACCCTCGACCTCCTCGGCATCGACCGGTTCGGCTACGCGGGCTGCTCCCTCGGCGCGGCCGTCGGCGTCCGGATCGCGCTGGCGCGCCCCGACCGGGTCGCGGCGCTGGCCCTCGTCTCCGCCGCCGCCCGGCACGGCACCGCCGACGCCTGGCGGCAGCGCGGTGTCATCGTGCGGGCCAACGGTCTCGGGCAGTTCTCCCACACCGTCCCCGAGCGCTGGTTCACCGACGGCTACCGGGCCGCCCAAGGCGCCATCGTCGAATGGGCCGTGCAGATGGTGCGCACCACCGACGCGGAGTGCTACATCGCCGCCTGCGAGGCGCTGGCTGCGCACGACGTACGCGACGAGCTGGGCCGGATCACCGTCCCGACCCTGGTGGTGGCCGGCGCGGACGACCCCGCGACGCCGCCCGCCGACGCCCGCGTCCTGGTCGCCGGGATCCCCGACGCCCGGCTCGCCGTGGTGCCCGCCGCCTCCCACCTCACCCCCGTGGAGCAGCCCGCGGCCGTCGGGGAGCTGCTGGTACGGCACTTCGGCGCCACCTGGACCGAGTCCGCCGTCGCCTCCACCACCGCCGTGCTCCAGGCCCCGCCCGCCCCGCCGGCCGCGGAACAGCCCACCGCGGTGCCCGCGGGCCGCGTCGACCCGTACGACGAGGGTTCGCTGATCCGCAGGGAGGTCCTGGGCGACGCGCATGTCGACCGGGCCGCCGCGGGGGCGGACGCCTTCACCGGGGACTTCGAGGAGTTCATCACCCGCTACGCCTGGGGAGAGGTGTGGGCGCGCCCCGGCCTGGACCGGCGCACCCGCAGCATCATCACGCTGACGGCGCTGACCGCCCGCGGGCACCTCGACGAGCTCGCCTCCCACACCCGCGCGGCGCTGCGCAACGGCCTCACGCCCGCCGAGATCAAGGAGACGCTGCTGCACACGGGCGTCTACTGCGGACTGCCGGCGGCGAACGCCGCCTTCGCGGTCGCGCAGCGCGTGATCCAGGAGGAGACGTCCGTCGGCGGCCCCGCCGGTGATCATCCGCGATGATGGTTCCCTGACGACCTGGTGACGACCCGGTGCACGTCGATATCGCTGATCACGTTCCGAGGAGCAGAGGAGCAACAGTGAAGCTGACCAAGAAGGGCCACGCCTGCGTCAGGCTGGAGAAGGACGGGCAGGTGCTCGTCATCGATCCCGGCGCCTTCACGGAGGAGGACGCCGCGGTCGGCGCCGAGGCGATCCTCATCACCCACGAGCACATCGACCACTTCAACGAGGACCGGCTGCGCCTCGCCCTGGACGCCAACCCGGCCGCCCAGGTCTGGACCCTCAAGAGCGTCGCCGACCAGGTGTCGGCGGCCTTCCCCGGCCGGGTGCACACCGTCGGCGAGGGCGACACCTTCACCGCGGCGGGCTTCGACATCGAGGTGCACGGCCAACTGCACGCCGTGATCCACCCGGACATCCCGCGGATCGCCAACCAGGGCTACGTGGTCGACGGCTCGGTCTTCCACCCCGGTGACGCCCTGACGGTCCCCGACCGTCCCGTCGACACCCTGCTGCTCCCGCTGCAGGCCCCCTGGAGCAAGCTCTCCGAGGTCGTCGACTACCTGCGCGAGGTGAAGCCGCAGCGCGCCTTCGACGTCCACGACGGGCTGCTCAACGACATCGCGTTCATGATCTACGGCCGGATGCTCGGCCCCGACGGCCCCGGCATCGGCGGCGGCGAACACCGCCGGCTGGTCCCGGGCGAATCCGTCGAACTGGGCTGACGGCACGATCTGCGCGCACCGCCCCGGGGCAGCCCTGGGCGGGTGCGCGCGGGCACGTCCGGGGCGGGTCCGGGGCGGTTGTCGGTGCCGGGCGGTAGATTCGGATCCATGCGCATCGCCACCTGGAACGTCAACTCGATCACCGCCCGTCTGCCGCGCCTGCTCGCCTGGCTGGAGAGCACCGGCACGGATGTGCTGTGCCTCCAGGAGACCAAGTGCTCGCTGGAGCAGTTCCCCTTCGACGAGCTGCGCGAGCTCGGCTACGAGGCGGCCGTCAACGCCACCGGCCGGTGGAACGGCGTGGCGCTGCTGTCGAAGGCCGGCCTGGAGGACGTCGTGACCGGGCTGCCCGGCGGCCCCGGGTACGAGGGTGTGGAGGAGCCCCGCGCGGTCTCCGCCACCTGCGGCGGGGTCCGGGTCTGGTCGGTGTACGTGCCCAACGGCCGCGAGGTCGCGCACGAGCACTTCGCCTACAAGCTGCAGTGGTTCGAGGCGCTGCGCGCCGCCGTCGCCGAGGACGCCGCAGGCCCGCGGCCCTTCGCGGTGCTGGGTGACTACAACGTCGCGCCCACCGACGAGGACGTGTGGGACCTGTCCCAGTTCGAGGGCGCCACCCACGTCACCCCCGAGGAGCGCGCCGCCCTGGCGGCGCTGCGCGAGGCGGGTCTGACGGACGTGGTGCCGCGTCCGCTCAAGTACGACCGCCCGTACACCTACTGGGACTACCGCCAGCTGGGCTTCCCGAAGAACCGGGGCATGCGCATCGACCTGGTCTACGGCAACGAGGCCTTCGCCAAGGCGGTCACCGACTCGTACGTCGACCGCGAGGAGCGCAAGGGCAAGGGCGCCTCCGACCACGCCCCGGTCGTCGTCGACCTCACCGTCTGACCGCACAACAGCCGGCACCGCACAGCAGCCGGCACCGCACAGCAGCCTGCACAGCACCCGGCACCTCACAGCACCGCACCGCACAGCACCGCATTACGAGGCGTAGGGCCGGGCCCGGGACCGCATACAACCTGTCGTTCCCGCGCCCGCCCGCCGCCCCGTACGCTCGGCGCTCATGAGCACCGTTGACCTGCCCTCCGCCAGCTTCGCCGTCCGCGTTCCCGACGCCGAGCTGGAGCCCGAGCCGCTCGATCCGGACCAGATCGTGTCGGGCACGCCCGAGGTCACCGGCAAGGTGCTCTGGGAGTCGGCCGACGGGACCCGGCTGCGGGGGATTTGGCAGATCACCCCGGGCGTGGTGACCGACACCGAGGCCGACGAGATGTTCGTCGTGGTCAGCGGCCGGGCCACCGTCGAGGTGGCGGGCGGCGACACGCTCGAACTCGGCCCCGGCGTTGTCTGCGTCCTGCGCGAGGGGGACCGGACGACCTGGACGGTGCACGAGACGCTGCGCAAGGCCTACGCGATCGGCTGCTGACCCACCGCCCCGGAACACCCGCGGGGCAGGCGCGCCTGTAGAAGTCCGACCGCCCCGGGTGCGACGCTGAGCCGTATGGACATCCCCTTCCTGGACAAGTGGCGCAAGCGGAACGCGGTGGCGCACGGGGTCGCGGTCCGGGTCGGCGACCCGGACGCGGCGGGCGTGGCCGAATTGCTGGCGGAGTGCGATCTGCTGCGCGCCCAGGCACAGGACGCCGGGGTCGAACTCGACGACTCGCCCGGCTCGTTGACGGCTCTCGACCAGTTGGTGCCGCAGTGGCGCGACGACCCCGAGGTGCTGCCCTGGCTCGGCAACGATGCCGGTCTGTACCTCGGCACCGTCATCGTCCGCACCGTGCCGGGCGCCGCCTGGCAGGTGTGGCCGAACGGCCTGCCGGTGGTCAAGCTGGAGTCGGGCCGCGAGGTCGACGTGGTCGCGATCGGCCACGAATGGGCCGAGAGCGGCACGCCCGAGCTGTCCCAGACACTCGCCGAGGCGTCCGAGAACTGACGGCCCGCCGTCACCCGAACTGATGGACCGCGCCACCGGAATGCGACGGCAGGCAGGCGTGTCCGGCGCGCAATGACGCCTCCGCGCCCGGCCGTACGGTGCATGATGTCGGAAACGCACCAGTTGATCAGCTCGGTACCGGAGGCGCGACGTGGACTCCCTGCAGCAGATGCCGAATATCGGAGCGGTCCTTGCCGACCGCTTGCGCCGCGGCGGCGTCGAGGACGCCGGCGAACTGCGCCGGCTCGGCGCCGGCCGTGCCTTCGAGAAGATCCGCGAGGACCTTCCCGAGGACACCTGCACGCACACCCTGCTCGCCCTCGAAGGCGCGATCCGCGGCACCCGCTGGACCGCCATCCCGCAGACCGAACGCGACACCCTCGTCAACCGGGTCCTGGGCTGACCCGGGGACGCACCCGACCGGCCCGATCCCGCGCCGACCGACCCTGCGCCGACCGACCCCGCGCCGACCGACCCTGCGCCGACCGATCCCGCGCCGACCGACCCCGCGCCGGCCGGCCCGGCACACACCGCACCCGCGCCGACCGGACCCGCGCCGCTCAGCGGCGCGGGCCGTCGGCGACCGCGCGCGCCGCAAATCGGGTTATTGGCGGCGGTCTGCGTGTCGGCGCGATATGCGGATTTGAAGGGATAGGTTGCCCATTCGTTGACTGTCCGACGGGGTGAGAGTGAGCTGGGCTGCGCATGGATCCACTGATCGTGCTGAGCGGTGTCAACAAGCACTTCGGACAGTTGCATGTGCTGCGGGACATCGACCTGACCATCGGCCGCGGCGAGGTCGTGGTCGTCATCGGTCCTTCGGGTTCCGGCAAGTCCACGCTGTGCCGGGCGATCAACCGACTGGAGCCGGTCGAGTCGGGCACCATCACCATCGACGGGCAGCCGCTGCCCTCCGAGGGCAAGGAACTGGCGAAGCTGCGCGCGGACGTCGGCATGGTGTTCCAGTCCTTCAACCTCTTCGCGCACAAGACGGTGCTGCAGAACGTGGCGCTGGCGCCGGTCAAGGTGCGCGGCCACAGCCGCGCCGAGGCCGACCGACGGGCCAGGGAACTGCTCGACCGGGTGGGCCTGCTGGCGCACGCCGACAAGTACCCCGCCCAGATGTCCGGCGGCCAGCAGCAGCGGGTGGCGATCGCCCGCGCGCTGGCGATGGACCCCAAGGCGCTGCTCTTCGACGAGCCGACCTCCGCGCTCGACCCGGAGATGATCAACGAGGTGCTGGAGGTCATGCAGCAGCTCGCCCGGGACGGCATGACGATGGTCGTCGTCACCCATGAGATGGGCTTCGCCCGCTCCGCCGCCAACCGGGTCGTGTTCATGGCCGACGGCCTGATCGTCGAGGACCGGGTCCCGGAGGAGTTCTTCACCGCGCCGCGCAGTGAGCGCGCCAAGGACTTCCTGTCCAAGATCCTCCACCACTGACGACCCGGGACCGCCATGCGACGCAAGAACAGGCACATCGCGCTGCTCGCCGTGGCCGCGGCCCTGCTGGCGGGCTGCGGCAAGCAGGGCAGTCCGCCCACGAAGGGCCCCAGCTCCGACGATCTGCCCACCTACAAGGTGGACACGAACTTCTCCCTCCCCGACTCGAAGACCTGGAGCTCCGCCCACCGGCGCGGCAAGATCGTCGTCGGGGTCAAGGACGACCAGCCGTACCTCGGCCAGCGCGACCCGGCCAACGGCACCTACGCCGGCTTCGACGTCGAGATCGCCCGGATGCTCGCCGCGTCGCTCGGCTTCGGCCTCGACCGGATCCAGTACAAGTCGGTGGCCTCCGCCAACCGCGAGACCGCGCTCAGCAACGGCCAGATCGACTACTACGTCGGCACGTACACGATCAACGACAAGCGCAAGCAGCAGGTCGGCTTCGCCGGCCCGTACTACGTCGCGGGCCAGGGCCTGCTGGTGCGCAAGGACGAGAACGACATCAAGGGCCCGCAGGACCTGAAGGGCAAGAAGGTCTGCTCGGCCGCCGGTTCCACCCCGATCCAGCGCATCGAGTCGGACTACCCCGACGCCATCCCCGTCACCTACGACACCTACTCCGTCTGCGTGGACAACCTGCTGACCTTCCAGGTCGACGCCGTCACCACCGACGACTCGATCCTGCTCGGCTACGCGGCCAAGGCGCCCGACGAGATGAAGCTCGTCGGCAAGGCGTTCTCCAAGGAGCCCTACGGGGTCGGGGTGGCCAGGAGCGACAACGCTCTGCGGCTCGCGCTCGACGACGCGATCGTGGCCCACGAGAAGAACGGCGACTGGAAGAAGGCGTACGACGCGACCCTCGGCCTGTCCGGGGTCCCGGCGCCCACCCCGCCCGCCGTCGACCGGTACTGAGAGGGCCGCCGCACATGAACGTACTGCTCGACAACTTCTCCCTCTACGGCAAGGGTTTCCTCGGCACCCTCGAACTGACCCTCTACGCGGGCGTGCTGGCGCTGGTCGGCGGCGTGGTCATCGCCGGCTTCCGGGTCTCGCCGGTCAAGGCGCTGCGCGTCTTCGGCACCACCTGGGTCACCGTGCTGCGCAACACCCCGCTGACCCTGCTCTTCTTCGCGGTCGTGCTGGGACTGCCGCGGTTCGGGGTGCGGCTGCCGTTCATGACCTTCGCGGTCCTCGCGCTGGCCTGCTACACCTCGGCGTTCATCTGCGAGGCGGTCAGGTCGGGCATCAACACCGTGCCGCTGGGCCAGGGCGAGGCCGCCCGCAGCCTCGGGATGACGTTCGGCCAGACCCTGAACCTGGTGGTGCTGCCGCAGGCGGGCCGCGCGGTCATCTCCCCGATCGGCTCGACACTCATCGCGCTCGCCAAGAACTCCGCGATCGCCGGCTCCTTCTCGGTCACCGAACTGCTCGGCACCTACAAGCCGCTGAACGAGCTGGGCTACAGCATCGTCTGGTCCTTCATCTGGATCGCGGTCGGCTACCTGATCATCACGCTGTCGATCAGCGTGCTCTTCAACGTGCTGGAGAAGAAGATGGGGGTCGCCCGATGAGTAGCGCGCTCTACGACATTCCTGGTCCGAAGGCGCTGGCGCGCCACCGGCTCTACGCGTGGATCACCACCGCCCTGCTGGCCGCGCTGGTCGGCTGGATCATCTACATGCTGATCCACACCGGCCAGTTCGAGTCGACCAAGTGGGTGCCGTTCGAGTACGAGGGCATCCAGCGGCTGCTGCTGACCGGGCTCGCCAACACCCTCAAGGCGTTCATCTGGGCGGCCGTTCTCTCACTCGCCTTCGGCGCGCTCTTCGCCGCCGGCCGGCTCTCCGAGCACCGGGTGATCCGCTGGGTGAGCACCCTGGTGGTGGAGTTCTTCCGGGCGATGCCGCTGCTGGTGATGATCTTCTTCATCTTCATCGCGCTCAAGGTCGAGCCGATGTTGGCGCTGATCACCGGTCTGACGCTCTACAACGGCTCGGTGCTCGCGGAGGTCTTCCGTACCGGTGTGAACTCGGTGTCGCGCGGGCAGGGCGAGGCCGCCTACGCGCTCGGCATGCGCAAGACGCAGGTGATGACGTACATCCTGGTGCCGCAGGCGGCCCGCGCGATGCTGCCCGCGATCATCAGCCAGCTGGTGGTGGCGCTGAAGGACACCTCGCTCGGCTACCTCATCACCTATGAGGAGTTCCTCTACAACGGCAAGCTCATCGCCACCAACCTCGACTACGACCTGCCGTTCATCCCGGTCGTGATGGTGATCGCACCGATCTACATCGGGATGTGCATGCTGCTGTCGTGGTTCGCGAACTGGCTGGGGCGCCGCGAACGGCACAACCCCAAGACGAAGGGCACACCGGTCGCGACGACGCCACCTCAGCAGATCTGACGCTCTGCCGCGCGTTACTGGTCGTGCAGCGGGACCGACAGCCAGGACGGGTCGGACGCCGGCGACGAGACGGTGACCGTGGAGAAGAGCGGGTTCTGCGCGATGTAGAGCGGGTCGACGGTGTCGACGACCAGCGCCAGCCGGTGGCCGGCCGGGACGTCGTAGGCGGTGGAGAGCAGGTCGATGTCGGTGGTGAAGGCCTTGCCGGGGGTGCGCCCGACCCAGGTGTAGGGCGCGTGCGTGACCAGCTTGCCGATGCCCAGGGAGTCGACGTCGTAGAGGTACGCGATGACGGTTCCGTTCGCGGCCGACGGGGTCAGCGTGGTGTGCAGCGTCGAGGTGCCGCGGACGTGCTGGGCCGTGCCGTACGCGGCGGACTGCCAGACGGTGGCGAAGGCGCGCGGCAGCAGCGGGATCGACGCGACGGGCGGGGCCTGGGCGAACTGGTCGAGCAGGCTGGACAGGAAGATGATCCCGCCGTCGGCGCCCGAGTCGACATTGGTGCCGATGGTGGTGCGCCAGCCGGAACCGGCGTCGCCGCCGAGCTCGCCGGTGCGCAGCCCCTTGGCGCCGAGCTTGAGGGTGGTGGTCCGCGACGGGACCGCGGACCAGCTGTCGTAGCTCTCGTAGGCGCCGGTGGAACGGGACTTGAGCTGGACCGGCTGCTCGTGGTCGATGCCGTTGTCCACGCCCTTGAGGTAGTGGTCGAGCCACCGCCTGGAGCTGGCCCAGGTGTCGTTGGGCAGGCCGAGCAGGCCGGTCGCCTCGGCGGTGGCGTGGTCGCCGGGCCGGAACTCGAGGCGCTTGGGGCCGGTCAGCTTCTCGTAGAACTTCGCGTACTGGTTGGGCGGGAAGAGGCTGTCGCCCCAGGCATTGGCGAGCATGACCGCCGTGCCGTTGGCGTTCAGCTGGTCCAGGTAGGTGACGGGGGAGCGGAGCTTGCCCCAGGCGATCATCTCGTCCTCGGCGGCGAGGTTCGCGGTGAGGAAGTTGCCCAGGATCTTCTGGAGTTCGGGGCTCGGCCGGCCGGTGAGGTAGCCCGCGCCGCCGAGCAGGGCGGCGGCCTGCAGATGCGGGGTACGGCCCTGGTAGATCGAGTCGATCAGATCGGCCCAGCCGCTGAGCGCGACGACGGCCTTGATGCGCGGGTCGTGCGCGGCGCCGAGCAGACCGATGCCGGCGCCGTACGAGACGCCCGCCATCCCGATGTGGTCCGGATCGGCCGGGGTGTTGGCGAGCGTCCAGTCGATGACCTTGGACACGTCGGCGACATCGGGCGGTCCCGCGGTCTCGATCTGCCCGC from the Streptomyces sp. RKAG293 genome contains:
- a CDS encoding amino acid ABC transporter ATP-binding protein, with the translated sequence MRMDPLIVLSGVNKHFGQLHVLRDIDLTIGRGEVVVVIGPSGSGKSTLCRAINRLEPVESGTITIDGQPLPSEGKELAKLRADVGMVFQSFNLFAHKTVLQNVALAPVKVRGHSRAEADRRARELLDRVGLLAHADKYPAQMSGGQQQRVAIARALAMDPKALLFDEPTSALDPEMINEVLEVMQQLARDGMTMVVVTHEMGFARSAANRVVFMADGLIVEDRVPEEFFTAPRSERAKDFLSKILHH
- a CDS encoding glutamate ABC transporter substrate-binding protein, producing MRRKNRHIALLAVAAALLAGCGKQGSPPTKGPSSDDLPTYKVDTNFSLPDSKTWSSAHRRGKIVVGVKDDQPYLGQRDPANGTYAGFDVEIARMLAASLGFGLDRIQYKSVASANRETALSNGQIDYYVGTYTINDKRKQQVGFAGPYYVAGQGLLVRKDENDIKGPQDLKGKKVCSAAGSTPIQRIESDYPDAIPVTYDTYSVCVDNLLTFQVDAVTTDDSILLGYAAKAPDEMKLVGKAFSKEPYGVGVARSDNALRLALDDAIVAHEKNGDWKKAYDATLGLSGVPAPTPPAVDRY
- a CDS encoding amino acid ABC transporter permease; protein product: MNVLLDNFSLYGKGFLGTLELTLYAGVLALVGGVVIAGFRVSPVKALRVFGTTWVTVLRNTPLTLLFFAVVLGLPRFGVRLPFMTFAVLALACYTSAFICEAVRSGINTVPLGQGEAARSLGMTFGQTLNLVVLPQAGRAVISPIGSTLIALAKNSAIAGSFSVTELLGTYKPLNELGYSIVWSFIWIAVGYLIITLSISVLFNVLEKKMGVAR
- a CDS encoding amino acid ABC transporter permease; amino-acid sequence: MSSALYDIPGPKALARHRLYAWITTALLAALVGWIIYMLIHTGQFESTKWVPFEYEGIQRLLLTGLANTLKAFIWAAVLSLAFGALFAAGRLSEHRVIRWVSTLVVEFFRAMPLLVMIFFIFIALKVEPMLALITGLTLYNGSVLAEVFRTGVNSVSRGQGEAAYALGMRKTQVMTYILVPQAARAMLPAIISQLVVALKDTSLGYLITYEEFLYNGKLIATNLDYDLPFIPVVMVIAPIYIGMCMLLSWFANWLGRRERHNPKTKGTPVATTPPQQI
- a CDS encoding CocE/NonD family hydrolase; the encoded protein is MRATTAGVVGAALLASTAFGLAPLAQAAPAPTVVTAAAQAAAASTFRFVDIPGSGGITLKGNVFTPGGYDGSQRYPVVVLPSSWAINDLEYIAQAKQLADSGYVVVSYTSRGFWLSGGQIETAGPPDVADVSKVIDWTLANTPADPDHIGMAGVSYGAGIGLLGAAHDPRIKAVVALSGWADLIDSIYQGRTPHLQAAALLGGAGYLTGRPSPELQKILGNFLTANLAAEDEMIAWGKLRSPVTYLDQLNANGTAVMLANAWGDSLFPPNQYAKFYEKLTGPKRLEFRPGDHATAEATGLLGLPNDTWASSRRWLDHYLKGVDNGIDHEQPVQLKSRSTGAYESYDSWSAVPSRTTTLKLGAKGLRTGELGGDAGSGWRTTIGTNVDSGADGGIIFLSSLLDQFAQAPPVASIPLLPRAFATVWQSAAYGTAQHVRGTSTLHTTLTPSAANGTVIAYLYDVDSLGIGKLVTHAPYTWVGRTPGKAFTTDIDLLSTAYDVPAGHRLALVVDTVDPLYIAQNPLFSTVTVSSPASDPSWLSVPLHDQ